One window from the genome of Pyrobaculum ferrireducens encodes:
- a CDS encoding ketopantoate reductase family protein produces MFRVVGLGAVGSLFTYFLNRAGYVPAAVQRRPCGEYLFCAGGACERLRFAAAGAEEARYTVVAVKAYDSPSAVPHLRGVAVVAQNGVGGFEAIREAYPNSVAAVVTYGVYREGCRSELRGVGEIYLPRSVAELGDVLRGGGARVVLVDDVEPYRWLKLAVNAAINAITAILQVPNGVVAEVGHARDLARAVVAEVVRVADTLGVKMPADPFEEVLRVAAATAGNISSTARDLARCVRTEVDFINGAVVKYGEALGVATPVNAALLQLIKTREALCGRE; encoded by the coding sequence GTGTTTCGCGTTGTGGGGCTCGGCGCGGTGGGGTCGCTGTTTACGTACTTCCTCAACCGCGCCGGCTACGTGCCAGCCGCGGTCCAGAGGCGGCCCTGTGGCGAGTATCTCTTCTGCGCTGGCGGCGCGTGTGAGAGGCTGAGGTTCGCCGCGGCTGGGGCGGAGGAGGCGAGGTACACCGTGGTGGCGGTCAAGGCCTACGACTCGCCCTCGGCTGTCCCGCATCTGCGGGGTGTCGCCGTCGTGGCGCAGAACGGCGTGGGGGGCTTCGAGGCGATTAGGGAGGCGTATCCCAACAGCGTCGCCGCCGTGGTGACTTACGGCGTCTACAGGGAGGGGTGTAGGTCGGAGCTGAGGGGGGTGGGGGAGATATACCTGCCGCGTAGCGTGGCGGAGCTGGGGGATGTGCTGAGGGGCGGCGGGGCTAGGGTTGTCTTGGTGGATGACGTGGAGCCTTACCGCTGGCTTAAGCTGGCTGTCAACGCTGCTATTAATGCCATAACTGCGATACTGCAGGTTCCAAACGGCGTGGTGGCCGAGGTGGGGCACGCCCGCGACTTGGCGCGGGCCGTGGTGGCGGAAGTGGTGCGTGTGGCCGATACACTGGGGGTGAAGATGCCCGCCGACCCCTTCGAGGAGGTGCTCCGCGTGGCCGCGGCGACTGCGGGGAATATTTCGTCTACCGCGCGGGATCTGGCCAGGTGCGTCAGGACCGAGGTGGATTTTATCAACGGCGCTGTTGTTAAGTACGGAGAGGCGCTGGGGGTGGCCACGCCGGTCAACGCCGCGTTGCTCCAGCTGATCAAGACGAGGGAAGCGCTGTGCGGCCGTGAGTAG
- a CDS encoding pantoate kinase, giving the protein MSRRLFIPHHVTGFWVPVYTDNPITTGSLGVGVLVGGAVASYVPGGVWYNDTPLEGGLGVRISSQFPLGYGYAASAVVSIAKAVGELGLSREAFAKAHVEEVSRRTGLGDVLAIYTGGCLVVRVRPGAPGVGEAYSLPCPAVYVVTLDLARVDTGVVLQTRHEALVKAGGEAYRAFMKNPSFQTFLHLAAEFSRRVGFLDERLEALERHRGVLGLFVKKGVAAVFVEREWALDVARIAERLGRVHLEPLRELRVAWI; this is encoded by the coding sequence GTGAGTAGGAGGCTCTTCATCCCCCACCACGTGACGGGGTTCTGGGTCCCGGTGTACACGGATAACCCAATTACCACGGGGTCCCTCGGCGTGGGGGTTCTAGTCGGCGGGGCGGTCGCCAGCTACGTGCCTGGGGGCGTCTGGTACAACGACACTCCGCTTGAGGGGGGCCTGGGCGTGAGGATATCGTCGCAGTTCCCCCTGGGGTACGGCTACGCCGCCTCGGCGGTGGTCTCCATAGCCAAGGCAGTTGGGGAGCTGGGCCTCTCCCGCGAGGCCTTCGCAAAGGCGCACGTAGAGGAAGTGTCCAGGAGGACTGGTCTGGGGGATGTTCTGGCAATATACACCGGCGGGTGTCTGGTGGTGAGGGTGAGGCCCGGCGCGCCGGGGGTTGGAGAGGCCTACTCCCTGCCCTGTCCAGCTGTGTACGTGGTGACTCTGGATCTCGCGAGGGTGGACACCGGGGTGGTGCTCCAGACCCGGCACGAGGCGCTGGTGAAGGCCGGCGGCGAGGCTTATAGAGCGTTTATGAAGAACCCCTCCTTCCAGACGTTTCTGCACCTCGCCGCCGAGTTCTCTAGGAGGGTTGGATTTCTGGACGAGCGGTTGGAGGCTTTGGAGAGGCATAGGGGGGTCTTGGGGCTTTTTGTTAAAAAGGGGGTGGCCGCGGTCTTCGTCGAGAGGGAGTGGGCGCTGGACGTGGCCCGGATCGCCGAGAGGCTTGGCCGGGTTCACCTAGAGCCTCTGAGGGAGCTACGCGTTGCGTGGATCTAG
- a CDS encoding 4-phosphopantoate--beta-alanine ligase gives MIPPTHPRYRSLLERERVVEGFREGYVAAQGLIAHGRGECFDYLIGEETQPFALEAIKAAAAALLLAKHPVISVNGNVAALTPREVVELAEAVPALVEVNLFYRTREREEKIAEVLKRHGARRVLGVGEDASCTIPELFSERRRVSCEGIYKADVVLVPLEDGDRSEALRRMGKTVIAIDLNPMSRTARAASITIVDNLTRAMPKLVEAVKAMKSYKRQDLEELVRGYDNGKTLAAALRHISKRLDELAGGLDPRNA, from the coding sequence GTGATTCCGCCCACGCACCCCCGCTACAGGAGCTTGCTGGAGAGGGAAAGGGTAGTAGAGGGTTTTAGAGAGGGTTATGTAGCCGCACAGGGGTTGATAGCCCATGGCAGGGGGGAGTGCTTCGACTACCTAATAGGAGAGGAGACGCAACCCTTCGCCTTGGAGGCCATCAAGGCGGCCGCCGCGGCTTTATTGCTTGCGAAGCACCCGGTGATCAGCGTCAACGGCAACGTCGCGGCGCTGACCCCAAGGGAGGTCGTAGAGCTGGCAGAGGCGGTCCCCGCCCTAGTCGAGGTCAACCTCTTCTACCGCACCAGGGAGAGGGAGGAGAAAATAGCCGAGGTTCTGAAGAGGCACGGCGCCAGGCGCGTGCTGGGAGTGGGAGAAGACGCCTCTTGTACAATACCGGAGCTGTTCAGCGAGAGGAGGAGGGTTAGTTGCGAGGGGATTTACAAAGCCGACGTAGTTCTGGTGCCGCTGGAAGACGGCGACAGGTCAGAGGCCCTCCGCAGAATGGGCAAGACCGTCATAGCCATAGACCTAAACCCAATGAGCCGCACAGCCCGCGCCGCCAGCATAACCATAGTTGACAACTTGACAAGAGCCATGCCGAAGCTGGTAGAGGCAGTAAAGGCCATGAAGAGCTACAAACGCCAGGATTTGGAGGAACTGGTGCGGGGCTACGACAACGGGAAGACCCTCGCCGCTGCGCTTCGCCACATTTCAAAAAGACTCGACGAGCTGGCCGGCGGCCTAGATCCACGCAACGCGTAG
- a CDS encoding acyl-CoA thioesterase yields MHVSETMVETTRLVSQRHVNPLSTLYGGYMLQWVADTGTIAAMNFAEGDVALGFLDKMHFLSPVRLGDLVVFRGWVVGVRRTSMSVLVEAYVKRGDALSLATVGRMIFVRIDQSGRPYPVGRVVECDPGWEGLCRYFNEWRTSADAVFAQEEPTAGAGWHSTSRFLAMPEDSLDGMLMYGGRLLFRLDEATFVEAFSYYPTVYVTASVNSIVFRRPIYVGDIVEVKTGVTHVGSTSIEVGFVVEAYGFRGRRRVADGYFTFVNMEGGRPSEIKAPPIGDESSRLRKEENVKEARRLRSLKPLPGKAPWFLQLFA; encoded by the coding sequence ATGCACGTCTCTGAAACTATGGTCGAGACTACGAGGCTGGTGTCTCAGAGACATGTCAACCCCCTGTCGACGCTGTACGGCGGCTACATGTTGCAGTGGGTTGCAGATACCGGCACCATCGCCGCGATGAACTTCGCGGAGGGGGACGTGGCGCTGGGGTTTCTCGACAAGATGCACTTCCTCTCTCCGGTGAGGCTGGGCGACTTGGTTGTTTTCAGGGGGTGGGTGGTGGGGGTCAGGAGAACTAGCATGAGCGTGCTCGTAGAGGCGTATGTCAAGAGGGGAGATGCCCTCAGCCTAGCCACTGTGGGCAGGATGATATTTGTGCGAATTGACCAGTCGGGTAGGCCCTATCCCGTTGGGAGAGTGGTGGAGTGCGACCCCGGCTGGGAGGGGCTTTGTAGATACTTCAACGAGTGGAGGACATCCGCCGACGCTGTATTTGCCCAGGAGGAGCCCACGGCGGGCGCCGGGTGGCACTCCACCAGCCGGTTCCTAGCCATGCCGGAGGACTCCCTCGACGGCATGCTTATGTACGGGGGGAGGCTACTGTTCAGACTCGATGAGGCGACCTTTGTCGAGGCTTTTAGCTACTACCCCACTGTTTACGTAACTGCCAGCGTTAATAGTATTGTGTTTAGGCGGCCTATATACGTGGGGGACATAGTGGAGGTTAAGACGGGGGTGACCCACGTGGGCTCTACCAGCATAGAGGTGGGGTTCGTGGTGGAGGCGTATGGATTTAGAGGGAGAAGGAGAGTTGCCGACGGTTACTTCACTTTTGTAAATATGGAGGGGGGCAGGCCCAGCGAGATTAAGGCACCGCCGATAGGCGACGAGTCCTCCCGGCTTAGGAAAGAGGAGAATGTAAAAGAGGCTAGGAGGCTCAGGTCGCTGAAGCCCCTTCCGGGGAAGGCGCCTTGGTTTCTGCAGCTATTCGCCTAG
- a CDS encoding Rab family GTPase: MFHRKRVVRTVVFLGVGGVGKTTYIYRVLGMAKTPRVTRRPGVYQMPYGDWELYFVDTPGQYAIEVAQRYYEAVKIFGTRIDLIVYMYSLVEPQTLEALFEIDQWASRYPQHNVILVGNKRDLAEELGYVTEGDDAAKLLNAKALYYTSALRDDPPDLLHKIVENL, from the coding sequence ATGTTTCATAGGAAGAGGGTAGTGAGGACCGTCGTGTTTCTCGGCGTCGGCGGCGTGGGGAAGACGACATATATATACAGAGTGTTGGGTATGGCTAAGACTCCTAGAGTCACGAGGAGGCCCGGGGTCTACCAGATGCCGTACGGCGACTGGGAGCTTTATTTTGTCGACACGCCGGGCCAGTACGCGATTGAGGTGGCGCAGAGGTACTACGAGGCGGTAAAGATCTTCGGCACACGTATTGACTTAATAGTCTACATGTACAGCTTAGTAGAGCCCCAGACCCTGGAGGCTTTATTTGAAATAGATCAGTGGGCCTCGCGGTACCCACAGCACAACGTAATACTGGTGGGCAACAAGCGGGACTTAGCCGAGGAGCTGGGATACGTCACTGAGGGCGACGACGCGGCTAAGTTGCTGAACGCTAAGGCGTTGTACTACACCTCCGCGTTGAGGGACGACCCGCCCGATCTGCTACACAAAATAGTGGAGAACCTCTAG
- a CDS encoding ParA family protein: MIKTGTVAFTSCKGGAGKTTLSVNVSAALPLNVLLIDLGGGASRFFPAPPIDIESVNPNIEAYRDTRAKNIYVIPIAIDPATVWRVENWERVFQDLSEAVRKNIMKNSIDVVVLDMYQLSRITPIEVFGLDKSDIVVLVVEGYEDCTKPVSMLKKFFDAKLITVLNKHERGIEYPGAVVKIPFSATLDYYNRRGQFYTKPVTKLAEFILQELKKIPSSKWF; the protein is encoded by the coding sequence ATGATAAAGACTGGGACAGTCGCCTTTACCAGCTGTAAAGGAGGCGCCGGAAAGACCACTCTCTCTGTCAACGTATCGGCCGCTCTTCCATTAAACGTACTACTTATCGATCTCGGAGGGGGGGCCTCGAGGTTCTTCCCCGCCCCGCCGATTGACATAGAGAGCGTTAATCCAAACATAGAGGCTTATAGAGATACGAGAGCTAAGAATATCTACGTAATTCCAATTGCAATAGACCCAGCCACCGTGTGGAGAGTAGAGAACTGGGAACGCGTATTTCAAGACTTAAGCGAGGCAGTTAGGAAAAATATCATGAAGAACTCGATAGACGTCGTCGTGCTTGATATGTACCAGCTGTCGCGCATAACGCCAATCGAGGTTTTCGGACTTGATAAATCCGACATAGTTGTCTTAGTTGTGGAGGGGTATGAAGACTGCACAAAGCCTGTGTCAATGCTAAAAAAGTTTTTTGACGCAAAGCTCATAACCGTGTTGAACAAACATGAGCGAGGAATCGAGTATCCTGGAGCCGTCGTGAAGATACCCTTCTCCGCAACTCTAGACTACTACAATAGGAGGGGCCAGTTCTATACCAAACCTGTGACTAAACTCGCCGAATTCATACTACAGGAACTAAAGAAAATACCAAGCTCTAAGTGGTTTTGA
- a CDS encoding ArsR/SmtB family transcription factor, whose amino-acid sequence MNFTILLFLAPLSIWVFTIPVPPNATVTIYSSLPPLCNSTTTTPVQGPATVDIVCVNPYLHGVRIAGWINLEPAPPTPPTPIQTPEVPAVAIATGVAAVAGLSHLVSNRRELLLVPIAPIISRIKTASADDPVRKEILRVVEQMGAVTLSQIVKLTKKSWGAVQWHVYVLEREGRLKSVKIGPFTYYFTNPRTAAEIILSSVDPGSLSLEDREKLDIMASAVS is encoded by the coding sequence GTGAACTTCACCATACTCCTATTTCTAGCTCCACTTTCTATATGGGTATTCACAATTCCGGTGCCCCCCAACGCAACAGTTACTATATACTCGTCGCTACCTCCCCTCTGCAACTCAACAACAACTACCCCGGTGCAAGGTCCAGCTACAGTGGACATAGTATGCGTTAACCCATATCTACACGGTGTACGTATAGCTGGGTGGATAAATCTTGAGCCGGCACCTCCAACACCACCGACCCCGATACAAACCCCCGAGGTGCCTGCGGTGGCGATAGCAACCGGCGTGGCGGCTGTAGCCGGTCTAAGCCACCTAGTGAGCAACAGGAGAGAGCTACTACTAGTGCCCATTGCACCCATCATTTCGAGAATAAAAACAGCCTCAGCAGACGACCCAGTAAGGAAAGAAATTCTACGTGTAGTTGAGCAGATGGGCGCGGTAACACTTTCACAAATAGTGAAACTCACCAAGAAGAGCTGGGGAGCCGTGCAGTGGCACGTCTACGTACTAGAAAGAGAGGGAAGGCTAAAGAGCGTCAAGATAGGACCATTTACCTACTACTTCACAAATCCGAGAACAGCCGCCGAGATAATACTCTCCTCTGTGGACCCTGGGAGCTTAAGTCTCGAAGACAGAGAGAAACTAGACATAATGGCCAGTGCCGTGTCATGA
- the ppdK gene encoding pyruvate, phosphate dikinase: MQKYVFSFKEADYKNKKLFGGKGASLIQMTKLGLRVPPGFIITTEACKKFYEPKRSEISELEGILLKNPPPEVRDEAIKKLHSVIDSLDLPSEIWDQVVSYMKELEMETGKRFGDRDNPLLVSVRSGAAVSMPGMMDTVLNLGLNDETVKGLAKQTGNEWFAYDAYRRFLQMFGKIVLSIDEKLFSAAWEEIKKKYGVKDDPDVPLEGLREAVERFKDIIKRERGGFPQDPWEQLKLAVKAVFRSWMSPRAIFYRIIEKITPDIADCTAVNVVTMVFGNVGWDSGTGVVFSRDVATGENRLYGEFLPVAQGEDVVAGIRTPMDIEEFRKRFPHLYDELYNGVKLLEKVNKDVQDVEFTVERGRLYFLQSRNAKMTALARIKTAVDMAKEGIITREEALLYVSPEHVLQLLYPRIDPKAKAQPVAQGLPASPGAVSGQVVFHPDDAVRWAAQGRRVILVRVETKPDDVHGFYSAVGVLTSRGGMTSHAAVVARAIGKPAVVGAEAIEIHEEEKYFKVGSHVVREGDWITIDGHTGGVYIGVVPTIEAELIPELEELLRWADEFRRLGVRANADLPEDAAIARKFGAHGIGLLRIERMFRKPERLELLRKIILAETPEERRPHLERLYKMLKADFKEVFKIMDGLPVIVRLIDPPLHEFLPKPEEVLEQIYQKKMRGEDTAELEKLYRRIKALQEANPMLGHRGVRVGVTHPDFYYYLNRAILEAAAELKKEGLSPVVEIMIPQVSEVREIVYVKDKAIMPALRDVEESFGVKLNVKIGTMVETVRACLTIDEIARHVDFISFGTNDLTQAVFSFSRDDAENKFIPQYLDLKIIDANPFETIDVKGVGKLVEQTAATAKEANPSIEVGVCGEHGGDPRSIHFFHKTKVDYVSASPFRVPLARLAAAQAAVLNRQNKHYQKPI, from the coding sequence ATGCAGAAATATGTGTTCAGTTTTAAAGAGGCTGATTATAAAAACAAGAAGTTGTTTGGGGGGAAGGGCGCCAGCCTTATTCAGATGACGAAGTTAGGCCTCCGTGTCCCACCCGGCTTTATAATAACGACAGAGGCATGCAAGAAGTTCTATGAGCCCAAGAGGAGCGAGATTTCTGAACTAGAGGGCATCCTTTTGAAGAACCCGCCCCCGGAGGTGAGGGACGAGGCTATCAAGAAGCTACACTCGGTCATAGACAGCTTGGATCTCCCAAGCGAGATATGGGATCAGGTGGTCAGCTACATGAAGGAGTTGGAGATGGAGACGGGGAAGAGGTTTGGGGATAGGGACAACCCCCTCCTTGTGTCTGTGAGAAGCGGCGCCGCTGTGTCTATGCCCGGGATGATGGATACAGTTCTAAACCTGGGTCTAAACGACGAAACAGTCAAAGGGCTTGCGAAGCAGACTGGTAACGAGTGGTTTGCCTACGACGCCTATAGAAGGTTTTTACAGATGTTTGGCAAAATAGTACTTTCCATAGACGAGAAGTTGTTTTCAGCGGCTTGGGAGGAGATTAAAAAGAAGTACGGGGTGAAGGACGATCCCGATGTCCCGCTGGAGGGTTTGAGGGAGGCCGTTGAGCGTTTCAAGGATATTATAAAGAGGGAGAGGGGAGGCTTCCCGCAGGATCCCTGGGAGCAGTTAAAACTTGCGGTTAAGGCCGTGTTTAGGTCGTGGATGTCTCCACGTGCTATTTTTTACCGCATTATTGAGAAAATTACCCCAGATATCGCGGACTGCACGGCTGTGAACGTGGTGACTATGGTCTTTGGCAACGTGGGCTGGGACTCGGGCACCGGCGTGGTATTTAGCCGAGACGTGGCGACGGGTGAGAATAGGCTCTACGGCGAGTTCCTGCCAGTGGCGCAGGGAGAGGACGTGGTGGCGGGCATCAGGACGCCGATGGATATTGAAGAGTTTAGAAAGAGGTTCCCCCACCTCTACGACGAGTTGTACAACGGCGTTAAGCTACTTGAGAAGGTGAATAAGGACGTCCAAGACGTGGAGTTCACTGTTGAGAGGGGCCGTCTCTACTTCCTCCAGTCTAGAAACGCGAAGATGACTGCTCTTGCCAGGATAAAGACAGCTGTGGATATGGCGAAGGAGGGCATCATCACGAGGGAGGAGGCCTTGCTCTACGTAAGCCCAGAGCACGTGCTTCAGTTGTTGTATCCACGTATCGATCCCAAGGCCAAGGCGCAGCCAGTGGCCCAAGGCCTCCCGGCGAGCCCCGGCGCGGTGTCTGGACAGGTGGTTTTCCACCCAGACGACGCGGTGCGGTGGGCCGCCCAGGGCAGGAGAGTTATATTAGTTAGAGTTGAGACAAAGCCCGACGATGTGCACGGCTTCTACTCAGCAGTAGGCGTCTTGACCAGTAGGGGCGGCATGACTAGCCACGCGGCGGTGGTGGCTAGGGCTATTGGAAAACCCGCGGTGGTTGGCGCTGAGGCTATTGAAATTCACGAAGAGGAGAAGTACTTCAAAGTGGGGAGCCACGTGGTGCGCGAAGGCGACTGGATAACTATCGACGGCCACACCGGCGGTGTGTACATCGGCGTCGTGCCCACGATAGAGGCTGAGTTAATACCTGAGCTGGAGGAGTTGCTTAGGTGGGCTGATGAGTTTAGACGCCTCGGCGTGAGGGCAAACGCAGATCTGCCGGAGGACGCCGCCATTGCCAGGAAATTCGGCGCCCATGGCATTGGTCTGTTGAGGATTGAGAGGATGTTTAGAAAGCCCGAGCGTTTGGAGTTGCTTAGAAAAATCATACTCGCCGAGACGCCTGAGGAGAGGAGGCCACACCTAGAAAGACTCTACAAAATGTTGAAGGCAGATTTCAAGGAGGTGTTTAAGATAATGGATGGGCTTCCCGTCATCGTGAGGCTAATCGACCCGCCGCTACACGAATTTCTGCCCAAGCCTGAGGAGGTGCTGGAGCAGATATATCAGAAGAAGATGCGTGGAGAAGACACGGCGGAGCTCGAGAAGTTGTATAGACGCATCAAGGCGTTGCAAGAGGCTAACCCAATGCTAGGCCACAGGGGAGTAAGAGTTGGCGTTACTCATCCCGACTTCTACTACTACCTAAACAGAGCTATACTTGAGGCCGCCGCCGAGCTTAAGAAAGAGGGACTTAGCCCGGTGGTGGAGATCATGATACCGCAAGTCTCCGAGGTCCGGGAGATAGTTTATGTTAAGGACAAGGCGATTATGCCGGCGCTTAGAGACGTGGAGGAGAGCTTCGGCGTCAAGTTAAACGTAAAGATTGGCACCATGGTTGAGACGGTGAGGGCGTGCCTCACCATAGACGAAATAGCTAGACACGTAGACTTTATAAGCTTCGGGACAAACGACTTGACGCAAGCCGTGTTTAGCTTTAGCCGCGACGACGCAGAGAACAAATTCATACCGCAGTACCTAGACCTGAAGATAATAGACGCCAATCCATTCGAAACAATCGACGTAAAGGGCGTAGGTAAATTAGTGGAGCAAACAGCAGCGACAGCTAAAGAGGCAAACCCATCTATAGAAGTCGGCGTATGTGGGGAACACGGCGGCGATCCCAGATCTATACACTTCTTCCACAAAACAAAAGTGGATTACGTCAGCGCGTCCCCGTTCAGAGTACCCCTAGCCAGGCTAGCCGCTGCCCAAGCCGCGGTGTTAAACCGGCAAAATAAGCACTATCAAAAACCAATTTAA
- a CDS encoding MBL fold metallo-hydrolase, translating into MEIRRGVRLLRGSPNTLIVGEYVVDPGQPKERAAEILSAVGRTPRILLTHFHADHLTAVPEGAEVYAPWGEELFVASVKARLFFTHGVYTEGAVYKGEDIKVSAVVKPGDKVGPFEVVPLPGHTFGHVGYYIEGLLYAGDAVFGEKVLEKYGVPYLMDVDLFIASLDKIREIDPETLVMGHGPVLGSRKRIGELLDINKSAAERAVRLVESALPGDVTTLAVKVLKETGGERGWENVLLTMTTVRAVLSKLSREGLVYIDEEGKWERKI; encoded by the coding sequence ATGGAGATTAGGAGGGGGGTGAGGCTGTTGAGAGGCTCGCCTAATACTCTAATCGTGGGGGAGTACGTGGTCGATCCAGGTCAGCCGAAGGAGAGGGCCGCGGAGATACTCTCGGCGGTGGGGAGAACGCCCCGGATCCTGCTGACGCACTTCCATGCAGATCACCTAACTGCCGTGCCGGAGGGGGCGGAGGTCTACGCGCCGTGGGGTGAGGAGCTTTTCGTAGCCAGCGTCAAGGCGCGGCTGTTCTTTACCCACGGCGTGTATACAGAGGGGGCAGTTTACAAGGGGGAAGATATAAAGGTAAGCGCAGTGGTTAAGCCTGGCGATAAAGTTGGGCCTTTCGAAGTGGTGCCTCTGCCGGGCCACACCTTTGGCCACGTGGGGTACTACATAGAGGGCTTGCTTTACGCCGGCGACGCCGTCTTCGGGGAGAAAGTTCTAGAGAAGTACGGCGTGCCGTACCTCATGGACGTGGATTTATTCATAGCGTCGCTGGACAAGATTAGAGAAATAGACCCAGAGACGTTGGTGATGGGGCACGGCCCCGTCTTGGGGAGTAGAAAACGCATTGGGGAGCTTCTAGATATCAACAAGTCGGCGGCGGAGAGAGCCGTGAGGCTTGTGGAATCAGCGTTGCCGGGGGACGTGACCACGCTGGCTGTGAAGGTCTTGAAGGAGACAGGTGGGGAGAGGGGGTGGGAGAACGTGTTGCTTACCATGACCACGGTGCGTGCAGTTCTCTCCAAGTTGTCAAGGGAGGGTTTAGTCTATATTGACGAAGAAGGTAAGTGGGAGAGAAAAATATAA
- a CDS encoding DUF1028 domain-containing protein, protein MTFSIVATDGVDVGVAVSSKFVAVGAFVPHVEASVGAVATQCYANPRLGKLILALMRQGVHAREAVERAVAQDSERELRQIGAVDARGNAYGFTGRQCPEYAGHVVGSGYVALGNILAGPQVVEAMAKAFETQRGELVDKLIAALEAGERAGGDRRGKQSAAVVVLRPGGGYLGLTDVYVDIRVDDHPEPVAELKRIFKIWELTLLQRDDPRDVVLKKDVAREVQEALRRLGFYKKEPTGVWDEETEKAFRDWAGYENFENKIRGDDKIWGSLYRYLIEASRRS, encoded by the coding sequence GTGACATTCTCTATAGTGGCTACAGACGGCGTCGACGTAGGCGTCGCCGTGTCTTCAAAATTTGTCGCCGTAGGCGCGTTTGTACCCCACGTCGAGGCTTCTGTGGGTGCCGTGGCTACGCAGTGCTACGCTAATCCGCGGCTGGGCAAGCTAATACTGGCACTAATGAGGCAAGGCGTGCACGCTAGAGAGGCTGTGGAGAGGGCGGTGGCCCAGGACTCTGAGAGGGAGCTTAGACAGATAGGGGCTGTCGACGCCAGAGGCAACGCCTACGGCTTTACCGGCCGGCAGTGCCCCGAGTACGCTGGTCATGTCGTTGGTAGCGGCTACGTGGCTCTAGGCAACATCTTGGCGGGGCCGCAGGTGGTTGAGGCCATGGCTAAGGCCTTTGAGACGCAGAGAGGGGAGCTGGTGGATAAGCTAATAGCCGCCTTAGAAGCCGGGGAGAGGGCGGGCGGAGACAGAAGGGGCAAGCAGTCGGCGGCGGTTGTTGTGCTAAGACCGGGAGGCGGCTACCTCGGCCTCACAGACGTGTACGTCGACATTAGGGTAGACGATCACCCGGAGCCCGTGGCGGAGCTCAAAAGGATATTCAAGATATGGGAGCTGACTCTACTCCAGAGAGACGACCCGAGAGACGTAGTGTTGAAAAAAGACGTGGCGCGGGAGGTGCAGGAAGCCTTGAGGCGGCTTGGGTTCTACAAAAAAGAGCCGACGGGGGTGTGGGATGAGGAGACTGAGAAAGCCTTCAGAGACTGGGCTGGCTACGAAAACTTTGAGAACAAGATAAGAGGCGACGACAAGATCTGGGGCTCCCTCTACCGATACCTCATAGAGGCGTCAAGAAGGAGTTAA
- the sfsA gene encoding DNA/RNA nuclease SfsA, translating to MDFPLPAPDSWGIFVKRLNRFAGVALIEGREASVHIHDPGRLRELLFPGAKIWARRKSGGKTDFYLTAVELDDELVLVDSSIHNKVAAWLVEGGLLFRGYVVEKREPVFGGGRFDLLLRSPGGRPALVEVKGVTLEESGRALFPDAPTARGARHMEELARAAAEGYEAHVVFLVFRKRAEVMSPNWRMDRRFAESLVRARGAGVEIHAVKLEMYKWGLRYVGELPVVLTPS from the coding sequence ATGGATTTTCCCCTCCCGGCGCCCGACTCGTGGGGGATTTTCGTCAAGAGGTTGAACAGATTCGCCGGCGTTGCGCTTATCGAGGGGAGGGAGGCGTCTGTCCACATACACGACCCAGGCAGATTGAGGGAGTTGCTGTTCCCAGGCGCGAAGATATGGGCGAGGAGGAAGAGCGGGGGGAAGACCGACTTCTATCTGACGGCTGTGGAGCTGGACGACGAGCTGGTGCTTGTCGACTCTTCGATACATAACAAAGTGGCGGCGTGGCTAGTCGAGGGCGGGCTTCTTTTCAGAGGCTACGTGGTGGAGAAGAGGGAGCCGGTCTTCGGGGGTGGCCGCTTCGACCTGTTGCTTAGGTCGCCCGGCGGCAGGCCCGCGCTGGTGGAGGTAAAGGGGGTGACGCTGGAGGAGTCTGGGAGGGCCTTGTTCCCAGACGCGCCGACCGCGAGGGGGGCTAGGCACATGGAGGAGCTGGCTAGGGCAGCCGCCGAGGGTTACGAGGCGCACGTTGTCTTCCTCGTCTTTAGAAAGAGGGCTGAGGTGATGTCCCCCAACTGGCGCATGGATAGGAGGTTCGCCGAGAGCCTCGTAAGGGCACGCGGCGCCGGGGTGGAGATCCACGCCGTTAAGCTAGAGATGTACAAGTGGGGGCTTAGATACGTGGGCGAGTTGCCTGTGGTTTTAACTCCTTCTTGA